One Deinococcus grandis DNA window includes the following coding sequences:
- a CDS encoding MFS transporter: protein MTTRAPWNRNERLGILNGWAIFLGDGFMSVAVVLTGFAARLGAPNWVIGLLPAIAGGGWMLPQLLVAARVRPLTHKLPVYRSAAMVRTATYIFMVLAAALLADRPALCLTLFIVAMSLNALASGVSGLPFLEVVSKTVPTERRARFFGTRNLYGGLLAFGAGLLVRAILGSDLAFPLNYALILALGTVAFTFGYWVFGQVQEPADTPLDAQGTRAEFRAIPETLRDPHFRAFLTVRLLLAAASMSDPFLAVYALRELHYPAATLGSFVMALTFAAPLSNIVWQRVAERKGSRRIIRYASVFYGLAPLWALTVGLLHLPSWTYLLAFILTSTAAQGFNLGHTNHLLNIAPEHARSRYIGTLNTLVGAALFTPVLGGLLADRAGYGPVFVLSGLLCAAAWVWCGQLRRDA, encoded by the coding sequence ATGACGACCCGCGCGCCGTGGAACCGCAACGAACGCCTGGGCATCCTCAACGGCTGGGCGATCTTCCTCGGCGACGGCTTCATGAGCGTCGCCGTCGTCCTGACCGGCTTCGCCGCCCGCCTCGGCGCGCCCAACTGGGTCATCGGCCTGCTGCCCGCCATCGCGGGTGGCGGCTGGATGCTCCCTCAGCTGCTCGTCGCCGCCCGCGTCCGGCCCCTGACCCACAAACTGCCGGTGTACCGCTCGGCCGCCATGGTCCGCACCGCCACGTACATCTTCATGGTGCTGGCCGCCGCGCTGCTCGCTGACCGGCCCGCGCTGTGCCTGACGCTGTTCATCGTCGCCATGAGCCTGAACGCCCTGGCGTCCGGCGTCAGCGGCCTGCCGTTCCTGGAGGTCGTCAGCAAGACCGTCCCCACCGAACGCCGCGCCCGCTTCTTCGGCACCCGCAACCTGTACGGCGGCCTGCTCGCCTTCGGCGCGGGGCTGCTCGTGCGGGCCATCCTGGGCAGCGACCTGGCCTTCCCGCTGAACTACGCCCTGATCCTCGCGCTGGGCACCGTCGCGTTCACGTTCGGGTACTGGGTGTTCGGGCAGGTGCAGGAACCCGCCGACACCCCCCTGGACGCCCAGGGCACCCGCGCCGAGTTCCGCGCCATCCCCGAGACGCTGCGCGACCCGCACTTCCGCGCGTTCCTGACCGTGCGCCTGCTGCTGGCCGCCGCGAGCATGAGCGACCCCTTCCTGGCCGTGTACGCCCTGCGGGAACTGCACTACCCGGCTGCCACGCTGGGGAGCTTCGTCATGGCCCTGACCTTCGCCGCGCCCCTGAGCAACATCGTCTGGCAGCGCGTCGCCGAACGCAAGGGCTCCCGGCGGATCATCCGCTACGCCAGCGTCTTCTACGGCCTCGCGCCCCTGTGGGCCCTGACGGTCGGACTGCTGCACCTGCCCAGCTGGACGTACCTCCTCGCGTTCATCCTGACGAGCACCGCCGCGCAGGGCTTCAACCTGGGCCACACCAACCACCTGCTGAATATCGCGCCCGAGCATGCCCGCAGCCGTTACATCGGCACGCTGAACACCCTGGTCGGCGCGGCCCTGTTCACCCCCGTCCTCGGCGGGCTGCTCGCCGACC
- a CDS encoding histone deacetylase family protein, which translates to MTLPDHAGPYRAWTPAAYTFPLPDGHRFPAYKYAGVRDRLSGLLPVLDTPNLSWADAARAHDPLWLRRWRRGEIDRHEERAFGLPWSAEVVERARRAAGGSLAALHDALRVGWGINLAGGTHHAFRDRAEGFCLVNDAAILTRVALGDGLARRVAILDLDVHQGNGTAALLEHEARAFTLSVHGERNYPFRKERSSLDLGLGDGVTDQEYLRVLREQALPALDAFRPDLLLYLAGVDVLAGDRFGRFALTLDGVRERNRAVLTWARGAGIPVVTMMAGGYNRDHALTVEAHASVVLDGLDVLP; encoded by the coding sequence GTGACCCTCCCCGACCACGCCGGACCCTACCGGGCCTGGACGCCCGCCGCCTACACCTTCCCCCTGCCGGACGGGCACCGCTTCCCGGCCTACAAGTACGCCGGGGTCCGCGACCGCCTGAGCGGACTGCTGCCCGTGCTGGACACCCCGAACCTCAGCTGGGCGGACGCCGCCCGCGCCCACGACCCGCTGTGGCTGCGGCGCTGGCGCAGGGGCGAGATCGACCGGCACGAGGAACGCGCCTTCGGCCTGCCCTGGAGCGCCGAGGTAGTCGAGCGCGCCCGCCGCGCCGCCGGGGGTTCCCTGGCCGCCCTTCACGACGCGCTACGGGTCGGGTGGGGCATCAACCTGGCGGGCGGCACGCACCACGCCTTCCGGGACCGCGCCGAGGGCTTCTGCCTCGTCAACGACGCCGCGATCCTGACCCGCGTGGCCCTGGGTGACGGACTGGCTCGGCGCGTGGCGATCCTCGACCTGGACGTGCACCAGGGCAACGGCACCGCCGCGCTGCTGGAACACGAGGCGCGGGCCTTTACCCTCAGTGTCCACGGCGAGCGGAACTACCCCTTCCGCAAGGAACGCAGCAGCCTCGACCTCGGCCTGGGGGACGGCGTGACCGATCAGGAGTACCTGCGGGTGCTGCGCGAGCAGGCACTCCCGGCACTGGACGCCTTCCGGCCCGACCTTCTGCTGTACCTCGCGGGCGTGGACGTCCTGGCCGGGGACCGCTTCGGGCGCTTCGCCCTGACCCTGGACGGCGTGCGCGAACGCAACCGCGCCGTGCTGACCTGGGCGCGCGGCGCGGGCATTCCGGTCGTCACGATGATGGCCGGCGGGTACAACCGCGACCACGCCCTGACCGTCGAGGCGCATGCCAGCGTGGTGCTCGACGGCCTGGACGTGCTGCCCTGA
- a CDS encoding Crp/Fnr family transcriptional regulator, with product MTYISPTTVPTYTDPNRTVRRGQTLYYAGDAAPSLYRLESGLMRAVRLTPQGRNLTVRHIRPGDIFGEECLHGTTRGHQVVALTDAVLTPIHPQHLSQGELWDLTRSLSHQLQRMMTDGVHIQDGDLRERIARYLLNLADSSLGGQHPDGTRFVRATHELIAEGTGATRESVSKLIGEMRDDGLLNPAYRCLTLTDEAGLRLLSGYHG from the coding sequence ATGACCTACATCTCCCCCACGACTGTCCCCACCTACACCGATCCCAACCGCACCGTCCGCCGCGGTCAGACCCTCTACTACGCCGGGGACGCCGCCCCCAGCCTCTACCGCCTGGAAAGCGGTCTGATGCGTGCCGTGCGCCTCACCCCGCAGGGCCGCAACCTGACCGTGCGCCACATTCGCCCCGGTGACATCTTCGGCGAGGAATGCCTGCACGGCACCACCCGCGGCCATCAGGTCGTTGCACTTACCGACGCCGTCCTGACCCCCATCCACCCGCAGCACCTGTCGCAGGGCGAACTGTGGGACCTGACCCGCAGCCTCAGCCACCAGCTGCAGCGCATGATGACCGACGGCGTGCACATCCAGGACGGCGACCTGCGCGAACGCATCGCCCGTTACCTGCTGAACCTCGCCGACAGTAGCCTGGGCGGCCAGCACCCGGACGGCACGCGCTTCGTGCGCGCCACGCACGAACTGATCGCCGAGGGCACCGGCGCCACCCGCGAGAGCGTCAGCAAACTCATCGGCGAGATGCGCGACGACGGCCTGCTGAACCCCGCATACCGCTGCCTGACCCTGACCGACGAGGCGGGCCTGCGTCTGCTCAGCGGCTACCACGGCTGA
- a CDS encoding DNA double-strand break repair nuclease NurA has protein sequence MARMRIRLDPWPVDIQGGQLTLKAFGGTLDDVETPRWAAIPARPIPERLKQVFVVDGKRRMESRIFIEDTHGQSGLGGFGAYVVGAVELCPHGTRQAELLAVKAQRLLAHAPNLLVEPAQLTPRNPHTGQLEYAPAPMQGHDPLAALNTLQQHMLSAEQRLSHELASRVPLDETDDREWLTALTIQDGTLRGQNLNGAVVGCVKTMETMYLPADRAGLLSDLKPGERTPILRMTYEGGQFTRLIWYVRLSEAAFYQHPMSGVMRLEMFAPDDTDFLPPIVRQVANLSGTLLTRLGSRAHKDPRAPQNLIPTAALEQAMNRSMGSADLVTRRIRAHIAATFGREAVA, from the coding sequence ATGGCCCGCATGCGTATCCGCCTCGACCCCTGGCCCGTGGACATCCAGGGAGGACAGCTCACCCTGAAAGCCTTCGGCGGCACCCTCGACGACGTGGAAACGCCCCGCTGGGCCGCCATTCCCGCCCGGCCCATCCCGGAACGACTGAAACAGGTGTTCGTCGTGGACGGCAAACGCCGCATGGAATCCCGCATCTTCATCGAGGACACCCACGGTCAGAGTGGCCTGGGCGGCTTCGGCGCCTACGTGGTCGGGGCGGTCGAACTGTGCCCGCACGGCACCCGGCAGGCGGAACTGCTGGCCGTGAAGGCGCAGCGCCTGCTGGCCCACGCCCCGAACCTGCTCGTGGAACCCGCGCAGCTCACGCCGCGCAATCCGCACACCGGGCAGCTGGAGTACGCCCCGGCGCCCATGCAGGGGCACGACCCGCTGGCGGCCCTGAACACGCTGCAACAGCACATGCTGAGTGCCGAGCAGCGCCTCTCGCATGAGCTCGCGTCCCGCGTGCCGCTCGACGAGACCGACGACCGCGAGTGGCTGACCGCCCTGACCATCCAGGACGGCACCCTGCGCGGCCAGAACCTGAACGGGGCGGTGGTGGGCTGCGTGAAGACGATGGAGACCATGTACCTCCCCGCCGACCGCGCCGGACTGCTGAGCGACCTGAAACCCGGCGAACGCACGCCCATCCTGCGCATGACGTACGAGGGCGGGCAGTTCACGCGCCTGATCTGGTACGTGCGCCTGTCCGAGGCGGCGTTCTACCAGCATCCGATGAGCGGCGTGATGCGCCTGGAGATGTTCGCACCCGACGACACGGACTTCCTGCCGCCCATCGTGCGTCAGGTGGCGAACCTGTCGGGCACGCTGCTGACGCGGCTGGGCAGCCGGGCGCACAAGGACCCGCGCGCGCCGCAGAACCTGATCCCGACGGCGGCGCTGGAGCAGGCGATGAACCGCTCGATGGGCAGCGCGGATCTGGTCACGCGGCGCATCCGGGCGCACATCGCCGCGACGTTCGGGCGTGAGGCGGTGGCATGA
- a CDS encoding ATP-binding protein has translation MTGVQGPSAATGAVVGMVLGTQDVTPVSFWFAVQPGASIQLDDLVVVGTRKPDGAEVRFYGIVDHVRTRHEGVTFDSDVQDVAAGLLPASVSYAARVLVTRVHPENFIPPQPGDVVRHARDADLRMALSADKMGDRAFPGGLLADGQVLPLNYRFVNGENGGHINISGISGVATKTSYALFLLHSIFRSGVMGASASAGRALIFNVKGEDLLFLDQANKDVAAREADAQAQKGLPRTRYDLMNLPAEAFRDVQFLAPPRPGSAAGAIVPHVEQRASGVTPFLYSLREFCLRRMLPYVFVDRDASVNLGFVIGSIEDRLYRLAQGADTPYLTVEDWQPDTEQLIDEDVRFDELGGVRISTFPQLVAYLEYKLLDANDGEGDRKWVGKQSPATLQAFIRRLRGVQKHLTPLVRGDLSAQQAAQYRPDPLKPGVQTTVVDIHTLSATAQMFVVGVLLRDLFEHKERVGRQDTVFVVLDELNKYAPRDGDSPIKDVLLDIAERGRSLGIILIGAQQTASEVERRIVSNAAIRVVGRLDLAEAERPEYRFLPQSFRARAGILQPGTMLVSQPDVPNPVLVNYPFPAWATRKDEVDDLRGKKVEDVGDDWLR, from the coding sequence ATGACGGGCGTGCAGGGGCCGTCGGCCGCGACGGGCGCGGTGGTGGGCATGGTGCTGGGCACGCAGGACGTGACCCCGGTGAGTTTCTGGTTCGCGGTGCAGCCCGGCGCGAGCATCCAGCTGGACGATCTGGTCGTGGTGGGCACCCGCAAGCCCGACGGGGCGGAGGTGCGCTTCTACGGAATCGTGGATCACGTCCGCACCCGGCACGAGGGCGTGACGTTCGACAGTGACGTGCAGGACGTCGCAGCGGGCCTGCTGCCTGCGAGTGTCAGTTACGCGGCGCGGGTGCTGGTCACGCGGGTGCACCCGGAGAATTTCATTCCGCCGCAGCCGGGGGACGTGGTGCGGCACGCGCGGGACGCGGACCTGCGCATGGCGCTCAGCGCGGACAAGATGGGCGACCGCGCCTTCCCCGGCGGGCTGCTGGCGGACGGGCAGGTGCTGCCGCTGAACTACCGGTTCGTGAACGGCGAGAACGGCGGGCACATCAACATCAGCGGGATCTCGGGCGTGGCGACGAAGACGAGTTACGCGCTGTTCCTGCTGCACTCGATCTTCCGCAGCGGCGTGATGGGCGCGTCCGCGTCGGCGGGCCGGGCGCTGATCTTCAACGTGAAGGGCGAGGACCTCCTGTTTCTCGATCAGGCGAATAAGGACGTGGCGGCGCGCGAGGCGGACGCGCAGGCGCAGAAGGGCCTGCCGCGCACCCGCTACGACCTGATGAACCTCCCGGCGGAGGCGTTCCGGGACGTGCAGTTCCTCGCGCCGCCCCGGCCCGGCAGCGCGGCGGGCGCGATCGTGCCGCACGTGGAGCAGCGTGCCAGCGGTGTGACGCCGTTCCTGTACTCGCTGCGGGAGTTCTGCCTGCGGCGCATGCTGCCGTACGTGTTCGTGGACCGGGACGCCAGCGTGAACCTGGGCTTCGTGATCGGCAGTATCGAGGACCGCCTGTACCGCCTCGCGCAGGGTGCGGACACGCCGTACCTGACCGTGGAGGACTGGCAGCCGGACACCGAGCAGCTGATCGACGAGGACGTCCGCTTCGACGAGCTGGGCGGGGTGCGGATCAGCACCTTCCCGCAGCTGGTCGCGTACCTGGAGTACAAGCTGCTGGACGCGAACGACGGCGAGGGCGACCGGAAGTGGGTCGGCAAGCAGTCCCCCGCCACCTTGCAGGCGTTCATCCGGCGACTGCGGGGCGTGCAGAAGCACCTCACGCCGCTGGTGCGCGGGGACCTGAGCGCCCAGCAGGCCGCGCAGTACCGCCCGGACCCGCTGAAGCCCGGGGTGCAGACGACCGTGGTGGACATCCACACGCTGTCCGCCACGGCGCAGATGTTCGTGGTGGGCGTGCTGCTGCGCGACCTGTTCGAACACAAGGAACGTGTGGGGCGGCAGGACACGGTGTTCGTCGTGCTGGACGAGCTGAACAAGTACGCGCCGCGCGACGGGGACAGCCCGATCAAGGACGTGCTGCTGGACATCGCCGAACGTGGCCGCAGCCTGGGGATCATCCTGATCGGCGCGCAGCAGACCGCCAGCGAGGTCGAGCGGCGCATCGTGTCCAACGCCGCGATCCGCGTGGTGGGCCGCCTGGACCTCGCGGAGGCCGAGCGGCCCGAGTACCGCTTCCTGCCGCAGAGCTTCCGCGCGCGCGCGGGCATCCTCCAGCCGGGCACCATGCTCGTCAGTCAGCCGGACGTGCCGAACCCGGTGCTGGTGAACTACCCCTTCCCCGCGTGGGCGACCCGCAAGGACGAGGTGGACGACCTGCGCGGCAAGAAGGTCGAAGACGTCGGCGACGACTGGCTGCGCTGA
- a CDS encoding anti-sigma factor yields the protein MISREDILALALGQLGPADEQRVRAVIEADPALARDYRADLELLHGLPDSLPDAPVPDGAESRLMDRLARETSAHASAAPTPPAAPVGTPPNVPLYPDGQAPPTPARSPRGLNWRLMLLAVVAAVTLGVIFLRPPAEQSLLSQYQDTPGAQSQPLAANGQPLGELIRLPDGRAFLHLNALAPQDRVYQLWRIEGGKPVSAGVFDGQGIVIPRVESGQTVAVSVEPTGGSEQPTTTPILIQQL from the coding sequence GTGATCAGCAGAGAAGACATCCTGGCGCTCGCCCTGGGACAACTGGGCCCCGCCGACGAGCAGCGCGTCCGGGCCGTCATCGAGGCCGACCCGGCCCTGGCCCGCGACTACCGCGCGGACCTCGAACTCCTGCACGGGCTGCCCGACAGCCTCCCGGACGCCCCCGTGCCCGACGGCGCCGAGTCGCGCCTGATGGACCGCCTCGCGCGTGAAACGTCCGCGCACGCCAGCGCGGCGCCCACCCCGCCCGCCGCGCCGGTCGGCACGCCCCCGAACGTTCCGCTGTACCCGGACGGTCAGGCGCCCCCCACACCCGCCCGCTCGCCACGCGGCCTGAACTGGCGCCTCATGCTGCTCGCCGTGGTGGCCGCCGTGACACTTGGCGTGATCTTCCTGCGCCCCCCCGCCGAGCAGAGCCTGCTCAGCCAGTACCAGGACACCCCCGGCGCGCAGAGCCAGCCGCTCGCCGCGAACGGACAGCCACTGGGCGAACTGATCCGCCTGCCCGACGGCCGCGCGTTCCTGCACCTGAACGCCCTGGCCCCCCAGGACCGCGTGTACCAGCTGTGGCGCATCGAGGGCGGCAAGCCCGTCAGCGCCGGTGTCTTCGACGGCCAGGGCATCGTGATTCCCCGCGTGGAGTCCGGGCAGACCGTCGCAGTCAGCGTCGAACCGACCGGCGGCAGCGAGCAGCCCACCACCACACCCATCCTGATCCAGCAGCTGTGA
- a CDS encoding RNA polymerase sigma factor, which translates to MTAPLHPDLPDEALIRAMADGTEDALRELHRRYARLLYSLGHRMLRQADDVESCVQDAFMNAWRHAARFDPTRASAKTWLVSIAHHRFLQELRDRPDTPLEIEDWDAPTASPDVDSQVMAQGAVQALDETQRHLVELAYYRGYSHSELAILTGLPVGTVKSRLRAAIDRMRTHLGLQS; encoded by the coding sequence ATGACTGCCCCCCTTCACCCCGACCTGCCGGACGAGGCGCTCATCCGCGCGATGGCCGACGGCACCGAAGACGCCCTGCGGGAACTTCACCGCCGCTACGCCCGGCTGCTGTACAGCCTCGGGCACCGCATGCTCCGGCAGGCGGACGACGTGGAAAGCTGCGTGCAGGACGCCTTCATGAACGCCTGGCGGCACGCCGCCCGCTTCGACCCCACCCGCGCCAGCGCCAAGACGTGGCTGGTGAGCATCGCCCACCACCGCTTCCTGCAGGAACTCCGCGACCGGCCCGACACGCCCCTGGAGATCGAGGACTGGGACGCCCCCACCGCCTCACCCGACGTGGACTCGCAGGTCATGGCGCAGGGCGCCGTACAGGCCCTCGACGAGACGCAGCGTCACCTCGTGGAACTCGCCTACTACCGCGGGTACTCCCACAGCGAACTGGCCATCCTGACCGGACTGCCGGTCGGTACGGTAAAATCCCGTCTGCGCGCCGCGATCGACCGCATGCGCACCCACCTGGGCCTCCAGTCATGA
- the tatA gene encoding twin-arginine translocase TatA/TatE family subunit, whose product MPNIGPAELLVVLLVALVVFGPRKLPELGKSLGNGLREFRRSTQGLRDDLNITAPAPTAPVAPAASVSAAPAAQPAAAHAVTATPGTDRVAPDSSAHRA is encoded by the coding sequence ATGCCCAACATCGGACCCGCTGAACTGCTCGTCGTGCTGCTCGTCGCCCTGGTCGTCTTCGGCCCCCGCAAACTCCCGGAACTCGGCAAGAGCCTCGGCAACGGCCTGCGCGAATTCCGCAGGAGTACCCAGGGCCTGCGCGACGACCTGAACATCACCGCGCCCGCCCCCACCGCCCCGGTGGCCCCCGCCGCCTCGGTCTCCGCCGCGCCCGCCGCGCAGCCCGCCGCCGCGCACGCCGTGACGGCCACCCCCGGCACGGACCGCGTCGCCCCCGACAGCAGCGCCCACCGGGCGTAA
- a CDS encoding RluA family pseudouridine synthase, whose translation MNDAAPSPDRLTLTATPGRLDAVVSALSGASRSQVSAWIEAGHVQVGGVVAGKASLKLRGGEVLTVQVPPPADATVAPEQVPLDVIFEDEHLIAVNKPAGMVTHPAPGVTTGTLVNALLGRMILPEQSGFDGPDGYRPGIVHRLDKDTSGVIVVAKTVAAHARLAAAFKDRATRKTYLAIAAGAWAAQAPVNVDVPIGRHPVQRQRMTVGGAQPREAQTLFTPLDSRPDGHGRILTLVRAQPRTGRTHQLRVHLAHLGSPILGDTVYGRPSELIARQALHAQFLTIPHPVTGEALHLHAPIPDDILQAWVALGGVLPAGLEQAP comes from the coding sequence GTGAACGACGCCGCCCCCTCCCCTGACCGCCTGACCCTGACTGCCACGCCCGGACGCCTCGACGCGGTCGTGTCGGCGCTGAGTGGCGCCAGCCGCTCGCAGGTGTCGGCCTGGATCGAGGCGGGGCACGTGCAGGTGGGCGGCGTGGTGGCGGGTAAGGCCAGCCTGAAACTGCGCGGCGGGGAGGTCCTGACCGTGCAGGTCCCGCCGCCCGCCGACGCGACGGTGGCGCCCGAGCAGGTGCCGCTGGACGTGATCTTCGAGGACGAGCACCTGATCGCCGTGAACAAACCCGCCGGGATGGTCACGCACCCCGCGCCGGGCGTCACGACGGGCACGCTCGTGAACGCCCTGCTGGGCCGCATGATACTGCCCGAGCAGTCGGGCTTCGACGGTCCGGACGGGTACCGGCCCGGCATCGTGCACCGGCTGGACAAGGACACGAGCGGCGTGATCGTCGTGGCGAAGACGGTCGCGGCCCACGCGCGGCTGGCGGCGGCGTTCAAGGACCGCGCGACGCGCAAGACGTATCTGGCCATTGCGGCGGGCGCGTGGGCCGCGCAGGCCCCGGTGAACGTGGACGTCCCCATCGGGCGGCACCCGGTGCAGCGCCAGCGCATGACGGTGGGCGGCGCTCAGCCGCGTGAGGCGCAGACGCTGTTCACGCCGCTGGACTCCCGTCCGGACGGACACGGGCGCATCCTGACCCTGGTGCGGGCGCAGCCACGCACGGGCCGCACCCACCAGCTACGCGTGCATCTGGCACATCTGGGCAGCCCGATCCTGGGGGACACCGTGTACGGCCGCCCCTCGGAGCTGATCGCCCGGCAGGCGCTGCACGCGCAGTTCCTGACCATCCCGCATCCGGTGACGGGCGAAGCGCTGCACCTGCACGCGCCCATCCCGGACGACATTCTCCAGGCGTGGGTCGCGCTGGGCGGCGTCCTGCCCGCCGGGCTGGAACAGGCCCCCTGA
- a CDS encoding DEAD/DEAH box RNA helicase, whose amino-acid sequence MNFDQLIAPELAARLAERGITEASPIQAESLPLTLAGKDMIGRARTGTGKTLAFALPILSKLETSRERARLPRAIVVAPTRELAKQVADEFSKSGAHLTTVTVYGGASYGPQENALRRGVDVVVGTPGRLIDHLERGNLDLSAVEFAVLDEADEMLSVGFADAIETILKSTPETRQTLLFSATLTNDINRLSRKYLNDPVIVDMVGEGKSQAAQTVEHLKVKVGRTRTRVLADLLTIYNPEKAIVFTRTKREADELANELIHRGIESEALHGDLAQSQRERALGAFRGGRANVLVATDVAARGLDIPEVDLVVQYHLPQDPESYVHRSGRTGRAGRTGTAIIMYGDREGREVAGLERITGVRFIERPLPTPKEVAQASARASADMVRKVDESAAANFQAEAERLFSELGLEALSRALAKISGVTEPVKAASLLSGEEGLTTVILHAERMSVARAVAVLARNGDLDTRRLGKVRQWRGGAVADVPSEFVEKLMAASPLEGEVQVEIAQELPELFEQPTRERRDQGGYQGGRGYRGDRDEGGYRGRGNGGGGYGNRGGGYQGQGGGDRGGYQGGNRGGQGQGRWSRDRDDRAPRREDFADREFVPAGR is encoded by the coding sequence ATGAACTTTGATCAACTGATTGCGCCCGAACTCGCGGCGCGTCTCGCCGAGCGCGGTATCACGGAAGCCAGCCCCATCCAGGCCGAGAGCCTGCCCCTCACCCTGGCCGGGAAGGACATGATCGGCCGCGCCCGCACGGGTACCGGCAAGACCCTCGCCTTCGCGCTGCCCATCCTGAGCAAGCTGGAAACCAGCCGCGAGCGTGCCCGTCTGCCCCGCGCCATCGTCGTGGCCCCCACCCGTGAACTCGCCAAGCAGGTCGCGGACGAGTTCAGCAAGAGCGGCGCCCACCTGACCACCGTCACCGTGTACGGCGGCGCCAGCTACGGCCCGCAGGAGAACGCCCTGCGCCGCGGCGTGGACGTCGTGGTCGGCACCCCCGGCCGCCTGATCGACCACCTCGAGCGCGGCAACCTCGACCTGAGCGCCGTGGAATTCGCCGTGCTGGACGAGGCCGACGAGATGCTCAGCGTGGGCTTCGCCGACGCCATCGAGACCATCCTCAAGAGCACCCCCGAGACCCGTCAGACGCTGCTGTTCAGCGCCACGCTGACGAACGATATCAACCGCCTGTCCCGCAAGTACCTGAACGACCCCGTCATCGTGGACATGGTCGGCGAGGGCAAGAGCCAGGCCGCGCAGACCGTCGAGCACCTGAAGGTCAAGGTGGGCCGCACCCGCACCCGCGTGCTGGCCGACCTGCTGACCATCTACAACCCGGAAAAGGCCATCGTGTTCACCCGCACCAAGCGTGAAGCGGACGAACTGGCGAACGAACTGATCCACCGCGGCATCGAGAGCGAAGCGCTGCACGGCGACCTGGCGCAGAGCCAGCGTGAACGGGCCCTGGGCGCCTTCCGTGGCGGCCGCGCCAACGTGCTCGTCGCCACCGACGTGGCCGCGCGCGGCCTGGACATCCCCGAGGTCGACCTGGTCGTGCAGTACCACCTGCCCCAGGACCCCGAGAGCTACGTGCACCGCTCCGGCCGCACGGGCCGCGCGGGCCGCACCGGCACCGCGATCATCATGTACGGCGACCGTGAAGGCCGCGAGGTGGCGGGCCTGGAACGCATCACCGGCGTGCGCTTCATCGAGCGTCCCCTGCCCACGCCCAAGGAAGTCGCGCAGGCCAGCGCCCGCGCCAGCGCCGACATGGTCCGCAAGGTGGACGAGAGCGCCGCGGCGAACTTCCAGGCGGAAGCCGAGCGCCTCTTCAGCGAGCTGGGCCTGGAGGCCCTGAGCCGCGCCCTGGCGAAGATCAGCGGCGTGACCGAGCCCGTCAAGGCCGCCAGCCTCCTGAGCGGCGAGGAGGGTCTGACCACCGTCATCCTGCACGCCGAGCGCATGAGCGTGGCGCGCGCCGTGGCCGTCCTGGCCCGCAACGGCGACCTGGACACCCGCCGCCTCGGCAAGGTGCGCCAGTGGCGCGGCGGCGCCGTGGCCGACGTGCCCAGCGAGTTCGTCGAGAAGCTGATGGCCGCCAGCCCGCTGGAAGGCGAGGTGCAGGTCGAGATCGCGCAGGAACTGCCCGAACTGTTCGAGCAGCCCACCCGCGAGCGCCGCGACCAGGGCGGGTACCAGGGTGGCCGCGGTTACCGTGGCGACCGGGACGAGGGCGGCTACCGTGGCCGTGGCAACGGCGGCGGCGGCTACGGCAACCGTGGCGGCGGCTACCAGGGCCAGGGCGGCGGCGACCGCGGCGGGTACCAGGGTGGCAACCGTGGCGGACAGGGCCAGGGCCGCTGGAGCCGTGACCGTGACGACCGCGCCCCGCGCCGCGAGGACTTCGCCGACCGCGAGTTCGTCCCCGCCGGCCGCTGA
- a CDS encoding metallophosphoesterase family protein, with the protein MRLAILGDVHGNAFALRAVMDDIRAASPDQVLNLGDTVWGCADPASAWALQQEHAPPSVRGNTDERVAGLRDGKESMREWVRAQLPADVPAILAALPTHLDAAGGEVRVAHGSPRSPWEDLMLTETPDGHTRPAHFRELRERLGGFRFDTGGRVCVVGHTHREMLTVVDGLTVVNAGPVSRQKDGLPLARWVQLTRRAGHWTAEFRRVPYDTQAAAAWVRTHGPAGAGDHDARWLTAGREP; encoded by the coding sequence ATGCGCCTCGCCATCCTGGGCGACGTGCACGGCAACGCCTTCGCGCTGCGCGCCGTGATGGACGACATCCGCGCGGCGAGCCCCGATCAGGTGCTGAACCTGGGGGACACCGTGTGGGGCTGCGCCGACCCGGCCAGCGCCTGGGCGCTGCAACAGGAGCACGCTCCGCCCAGCGTGCGCGGCAACACCGACGAACGAGTGGCTGGTCTGCGCGACGGCAAGGAAAGCATGCGCGAGTGGGTCCGCGCCCAGCTCCCGGCGGACGTCCCCGCGATCCTGGCCGCCCTGCCCACCCACCTCGACGCGGCGGGCGGCGAGGTCCGCGTCGCGCACGGCAGCCCCCGCAGCCCCTGGGAGGACCTGATGCTCACCGAAACGCCGGACGGGCACACCCGCCCCGCCCACTTCCGGGAACTGCGCGAGCGGCTCGGCGGCTTCCGCTTCGACACGGGCGGCCGCGTGTGCGTCGTCGGGCACACCCACCGCGAGATGCTGACCGTCGTGGACGGCCTGACCGTCGTGAACGCCGGACCGGTCTCCCGGCAGAAGGACGGGCTGCCGCTGGCCCGCTGGGTGCAGCTCACCCGCCGCGCTGGGCACTGGACCGCCGAGTTCCGCCGCGTACCCTACGACACGCAGGCGGCCGCCGCGTGGGTCCGCACGCATGGCCCGGCCGGTGCGGGCGACCATGACGCACGGTGGCTGACCGCCGGACGCGAACCCTGA